The following coding sequences are from one Streptomyces venezuelae window:
- a CDS encoding family 43 glycosylhydrolase has translation MYPDRRLLLKSAALAAGALTAAPAVAHSTTSAAARPAPYANPLVRQRADPHIHRHTDGRYYFTATAPEYDRIILRRSRTLRGLATAEEAVVWRRHASGDMGAHIWAPEIHHIDGKWYLYFAAAPADDVWKIRMWVLENPHRDPFKGTWTEKGRIVTAWDTFSLDATTFTHRGSRYLAWAQYEPGTDNNTAVFLSRMADPVTLTGPQVRLTTPEYDWECVGFKVNEGASVIQRNGRVFMTYSASATDANYCLGLLTADAGSDLLDAASWTKSPRPVFTSNERTGQYGPGHNSFTVAEDGRTDVLVYHARQYKDITGDPLNDPNRHTRVQRLGWKPDGTPDFGVPVADGRVVGG, from the coding sequence ATGTATCCCGACCGCAGACTCCTCCTGAAGAGCGCGGCCCTCGCCGCGGGCGCCCTCACCGCCGCCCCCGCCGTCGCCCACTCCACGACATCCGCCGCCGCGCGCCCGGCCCCCTACGCCAACCCCCTCGTCCGGCAGCGCGCCGACCCGCACATCCACCGCCACACCGACGGCCGCTACTACTTCACCGCCACCGCACCCGAGTACGACCGCATCATCCTGCGCCGCTCCCGCACGCTGCGGGGCCTCGCCACCGCCGAGGAGGCCGTCGTCTGGCGCAGGCACGCGAGCGGCGACATGGGCGCGCACATCTGGGCGCCGGAGATCCACCACATCGACGGCAAGTGGTACCTCTACTTCGCCGCCGCGCCCGCCGACGACGTGTGGAAGATCCGCATGTGGGTCCTGGAGAACCCCCACCGAGACCCGTTCAAGGGGACCTGGACGGAGAAGGGGCGCATCGTCACCGCCTGGGACACGTTCTCCCTGGACGCGACCACGTTCACCCACCGCGGCTCCCGTTATCTGGCGTGGGCGCAGTACGAGCCCGGTACGGACAACAACACGGCCGTGTTCCTGTCGCGCATGGCTGACCCGGTGACCCTGACGGGGCCTCAGGTACGGCTCACCACACCCGAGTACGACTGGGAGTGCGTCGGGTTCAAGGTGAACGAGGGTGCGTCGGTCATCCAGCGCAACGGACGGGTCTTCATGACGTACTCCGCCAGTGCCACCGATGCCAACTACTGCCTGGGTCTGCTCACCGCGGACGCCGGCAGTGACCTCCTCGACGCCGCTTCGTGGACGAAGTCCCCGCGGCCCGTCTTCACCAGCAACGAGCGGACCGGGCAGTACGGCCCCGGCCACAACTCGTTCACCGTCGCCGAGGACGGCCGCACGGACGTCCTCGTCTACCACGCCCGCCAGTACAAGGACATCACCGGCGACCCCCTGAACGACCCGAACCGGCACACCCGCGTCCAGCGCCTCGGCTGGAAGCCGGACGGGACACCGGACTTCGGTGTCCCGGTCGCGGACGGAAGGGTCGTCGGAGGCTGA
- a CDS encoding aldose epimerase family protein has translation METSRRTVLAAAAAGITTTVAGGTSYATDGARPTKELFGRLADGTKVYRWSLANGGTRLKVLSYGGIVQSLELPDRRGRYTNVSLGYDSVEAYVAGDTFFGALIGRYGNRIARGRFTLDGTTHQLSVNDGENSLHGGAKGFNTRVWDVEPFTGPSGVGLVLRYVSVDGEMGYPGTLRVKVTYTLTPRGDWRIDYAATTDRATVVNLTNHTYYNLAGEGSGGIYDHELTLAARRFTPTDAVLIPTGELAPVAGTPFDFRRAKTVGKDIRVAHPQLVGAKGYDHNWVLDKGLTRRPEHFATLRDPDSGRTMRIATTEPGVQFYSGNFLDGTLAGPSGRTYRQGDGLCLETQHFPDSPNHPSFPSTVLRPGETYRSSTVHAFSAR, from the coding sequence ATGGAAACGAGCAGACGCACCGTGCTGGCGGCGGCCGCGGCGGGCATCACGACGACCGTGGCGGGCGGCACGTCGTACGCGACGGACGGCGCCCGGCCCACGAAGGAGCTGTTCGGCAGGCTCGCCGACGGCACCAAGGTGTACCGCTGGTCGCTGGCGAACGGCGGCACGCGGCTGAAAGTCCTGTCGTACGGCGGCATCGTCCAGTCCCTGGAACTGCCGGACCGGCGCGGCCGGTACACGAACGTCTCCCTCGGCTACGACAGCGTCGAGGCGTACGTCGCAGGGGACACGTTCTTCGGCGCGCTCATCGGCCGCTACGGCAACCGCATCGCGCGCGGCCGCTTCACCCTGGACGGCACCACGCACCAGCTCTCCGTCAACGACGGCGAGAACAGCCTGCACGGTGGCGCGAAAGGCTTCAACACGCGCGTGTGGGACGTGGAGCCGTTCACAGGGCCGTCGGGGGTCGGTCTCGTCCTGCGGTACGTGAGTGTCGACGGTGAGATGGGGTACCCCGGCACGCTCCGCGTGAAGGTGACGTACACCCTCACGCCGCGCGGCGACTGGCGCATCGATTACGCGGCGACGACCGACAGGGCGACCGTCGTGAACCTCACCAACCACACGTACTACAACCTCGCGGGCGAGGGCAGCGGCGGCATCTACGACCACGAACTGACGCTCGCCGCGCGCCGGTTCACCCCGACGGACGCGGTCCTGATCCCGACGGGCGAGCTGGCGCCGGTGGCGGGCACTCCCTTCGATTTCCGGCGGGCCAAGACCGTCGGGAAGGACATCCGCGTCGCGCATCCGCAGCTGGTGGGCGCCAAGGGGTACGACCACAACTGGGTCCTGGACAAAGGCCTCACCCGCCGCCCCGAGCACTTCGCGACGCTGCGGGACCCGGACTCCGGCCGCACGATGAGGATCGCCACGACCGAGCCCGGCGTCCAGTTCTACTCCGGCAACTTCCTCGACGGCACCCTGGCAGGCCCCTCGGGCCGCACGTACCGCCAGGGCGACGGCCTCTGTCTGGAGACCCAGCACTTCCCGGACTCCCCGAACCACCCGTCGTTCCCTTCGACGGTGCTGCGGCCCGGGGAGACCTACAGGTCGAGCACGGTGCACGCCTTCTCGGCGCGCTGA
- the mmsB gene encoding multiple monosaccharide ABC transporter permease, producing the protein MTTTTKPARDTTSAPPARHSVGELLLRSVRSNMRQYGMLIALAFIVILFQIWSDGVLLLPSNVSNLIQQNGYILILAIGMMIVIIAGHIDLSVGSLVAFVGAMSAVMMVKHDMPWVLALVLSLLIGAVAGAWQGFFIAYVGIPSFIVTLAGMLLFRGLTQIVLEGQSLSPFPDGFQNIAKGFIPEMGPYTQYHNPTLVIGFVTIVFLVFREWRSRKQQLAYDLDVTPTSLWVAKLVAISAAVVAFTLTLASFRGVPVVLLIMCGLLIGLGYVMRNAVIGRHVYALGGNKAAAKLSGVKDKRVTFLIFVNMGVLAALAGCVYAARLNAGTPQAGLNFELEAIAASFIGGASMSGGVGTVMGAVIGGLVLGVLNQGMSLVNIGTDYQQVIKGLVLLAAVGFDVWNKRKVGR; encoded by the coding sequence ATGACCACCACGACCAAGCCCGCGCGCGACACGACGTCCGCGCCACCCGCCCGGCACTCCGTCGGCGAGCTGCTGCTGCGGAGCGTGCGCTCCAACATGCGCCAGTACGGGATGCTCATCGCCCTGGCGTTCATCGTCATCCTCTTCCAGATCTGGTCGGACGGCGTCCTGCTCCTGCCGAGCAACGTCTCCAACCTGATCCAGCAGAACGGCTACATCCTGATCCTGGCCATCGGCATGATGATCGTCATCATCGCGGGCCACATCGATCTGTCCGTCGGCTCGCTGGTCGCCTTCGTGGGCGCCATGTCGGCGGTGATGATGGTCAAGCACGACATGCCGTGGGTGCTCGCGCTCGTCCTGTCGCTGCTGATCGGCGCGGTCGCGGGCGCGTGGCAGGGGTTCTTCATCGCATACGTCGGCATCCCGTCCTTCATCGTGACGCTCGCCGGGATGCTGCTGTTCCGCGGACTGACGCAGATCGTCCTGGAGGGCCAGTCGCTGTCGCCGTTCCCCGACGGCTTCCAGAACATCGCCAAGGGCTTCATCCCGGAGATGGGCCCGTACACGCAGTACCACAACCCGACACTCGTCATCGGCTTCGTGACCATCGTGTTCCTGGTGTTCCGCGAATGGCGCAGCCGCAAGCAGCAGTTGGCGTACGACCTGGACGTCACGCCGACGAGCCTGTGGGTGGCCAAGCTGGTCGCGATCAGCGCCGCCGTCGTCGCCTTCACACTGACCCTCGCGAGCTTCCGCGGTGTGCCGGTGGTGCTGCTCATCATGTGCGGTCTGCTGATCGGGCTCGGCTACGTGATGCGCAACGCGGTCATCGGCCGGCACGTGTACGCGCTCGGCGGCAACAAGGCGGCGGCGAAGCTGTCCGGCGTCAAGGACAAGCGCGTCACCTTCCTGATCTTCGTCAACATGGGTGTGCTCGCGGCCCTCGCGGGCTGTGTGTACGCCGCGCGGCTGAACGCGGGCACCCCGCAGGCCGGCCTGAACTTCGAACTGGAGGCGATCGCCGCCTCGTTCATCGGCGGTGCGTCGATGAGCGGCGGTGTGGGCACGGTGATGGGCGCCGTGATCGGCGGCCTGGTCCTCGGCGTGCTCAACCAGGGCATGTCCCTGGTCAACATCGGCACGGACTACCAGCAGGTCATCAAGGGCCTGGTGCTGCTGGCGGCGGTCGGTTTCGACGTCTGGAACAAGCGCAAGGTCGGCCGCTAG
- the mmsA gene encoding multiple monosaccharide ABC transporter ATP-binding protein, with protein MRGITKTFPGVKALSDVNLTVRAGEIHAICGENGAGKSTLMKVLSGVHAHGSYDGEIHFEGERTAFRDIRASERRGIVIIHQELALVPHLSIAENIFLGNEQGRRGFIDWHGTLRRASALLKRVGLDEKPQTPVADIGVGKQQLVEIAKALSKEVKLLILDEPTAALNDEDSAKLLDLIVELREQGIASIIISHKLNEIRAITDSVTILRDGRTIETLTVRERPDSDPQLSEDRIIRGMVGRDLDHRFPDRTPYEGEDAGAPALSVENWTVRHPVDHQRTVVDDVSLTVRRGEIVGIAGLMGAGRTELAMSVFGRSYGQYVTGTVSVGGRRVVTKTVPAAVDAGIAYVTEDRKQYGLNLIDDINRNISLASLPGMRRKDGFVDGHHERSVAERYRKSMNIKAPTVFEQVGRLSGGNQQKVVLSKWIHADPEVLILDEPTRGIDVGAKYEIYTVIDRLAAAGKAVLFISSELPELLGMCDRIYTMAEGRLTGEVDRADATQELLMRHMTKNRS; from the coding sequence ATGCGCGGGATCACCAAGACGTTCCCCGGCGTCAAGGCGCTCTCCGACGTGAACCTGACCGTGCGCGCCGGGGAGATCCACGCGATCTGCGGCGAGAACGGCGCGGGCAAGTCGACGCTGATGAAGGTCCTCAGCGGCGTCCACGCCCACGGCAGCTACGACGGCGAGATCCACTTCGAGGGCGAGCGGACGGCCTTCAGGGACATCCGGGCCAGCGAGCGCCGCGGCATCGTCATCATCCACCAGGAGCTCGCCCTGGTCCCCCACCTGTCCATCGCCGAGAACATCTTCCTCGGCAACGAACAGGGCCGCCGCGGGTTCATCGACTGGCACGGCACGCTGCGCAGGGCGAGCGCGCTCCTGAAGCGGGTGGGCCTGGACGAGAAGCCGCAGACGCCGGTCGCCGACATCGGCGTGGGCAAGCAGCAGCTGGTGGAGATCGCGAAGGCGCTGTCCAAGGAGGTGAAGCTGCTGATCCTGGACGAGCCGACCGCCGCGCTCAACGACGAGGACAGCGCCAAGCTCCTGGACCTCATCGTGGAGCTGCGCGAGCAGGGGATCGCCAGCATCATCATCTCCCACAAGCTGAACGAGATCCGGGCCATCACGGACTCGGTGACGATCCTCCGCGACGGGCGGACCATCGAGACCCTGACGGTCCGCGAACGCCCGGACAGCGACCCGCAGTTGTCGGAGGACCGCATCATCCGCGGCATGGTCGGCCGCGACCTCGACCACCGCTTCCCCGACCGCACGCCCTACGAGGGCGAGGACGCGGGTGCTCCCGCCCTCTCCGTGGAGAACTGGACGGTGCGGCACCCGGTCGACCACCAGCGCACGGTCGTCGACGACGTGTCGCTGACCGTGCGGCGCGGTGAGATCGTCGGCATCGCGGGGCTGATGGGCGCGGGCCGCACGGAGCTCGCGATGTCCGTCTTCGGCCGCTCCTACGGCCAGTACGTCACCGGCACCGTGTCGGTCGGGGGCCGCAGGGTCGTGACGAAGACGGTGCCCGCCGCGGTCGACGCCGGGATCGCGTACGTCACGGAGGACCGCAAGCAGTACGGCCTGAACCTCATCGACGACATCAACCGGAACATCTCCCTGGCCTCGCTGCCCGGCATGCGGCGCAAGGACGGCTTCGTGGACGGACACCACGAGCGTTCCGTCGCCGAGCGCTACCGGAAGTCGATGAACATCAAGGCGCCCACCGTGTTCGAGCAGGTGGGGCGGCTGTCCGGCGGCAACCAGCAGAAGGTCGTGCTCAGCAAGTGGATCCACGCCGACCCGGAGGTGCTGATCCTCGACGAGCCGACGCGCGGCATCGACGTCGGCGCGAAGTACGAGATCTACACCGTCATCGACCGGCTCGCCGCGGCCGGCAAGGCGGTGCTGTTCATCTCCTCCGAGCTGCCCGAGCTGCTCGGGATGTGCGACCGGATCTACACGATGGCCGAGGGCCGGCTGACCGGTGAGGTCGACCGCGCGGACGCCACCCAGGAACTCCTGATGCGCCACATGACCAAGAACAGAAGCTGA
- the chvE gene encoding multiple monosaccharide ABC transporter substrate-binding protein, with product MTIRRRTRLAAAVAAAVLLGSLTACGQEAKGGSRYKPDAGEGATIGLAMPTKSSERWIADGENMAKQFQKAGYQTDLQYGDDKVENQVAQLENMITKGRSLLVVAAIDGSALTDVLGRAHDAGIPVISYDRLILGTENVDYYASFDNERVGRLEAQYIVDKLKLGKPEDKSGDSYNIELFAGSPDDNNTKYFWNGAMKVLQPYFDSGRLTVRSKQTRMNQATTLRWDGGTAQKRMDDLISKNYGSAKVDAVLSPYDGISLGIISALKSAGYGSKSRPLPVITGQDAELASVKSIIRGEQTQTVFKDTRKLAAQTVAMGDAVLNDRKPEVNNTTGYHNGKKTVPAYLLDPVSIDKSNTDLLVDEGYFTAGQLT from the coding sequence GTGACCATCCGCAGACGCACCCGCCTCGCCGCAGCCGTGGCCGCAGCCGTCCTGCTCGGCTCGCTCACCGCGTGCGGCCAGGAGGCCAAGGGCGGCAGCCGCTACAAACCGGACGCCGGAGAGGGCGCCACCATCGGCCTCGCGATGCCCACCAAGTCCTCGGAGCGGTGGATAGCCGACGGCGAGAACATGGCGAAGCAGTTCCAGAAGGCCGGTTACCAGACCGATCTGCAGTACGGCGACGACAAGGTCGAGAACCAGGTCGCCCAGCTGGAGAACATGATCACCAAGGGGCGCAGCCTCCTGGTGGTCGCCGCGATCGACGGCTCGGCGCTGACCGACGTCCTGGGGCGTGCGCACGACGCGGGCATCCCGGTGATCTCGTACGACCGGCTCATCCTCGGCACCGAGAACGTCGACTACTACGCGTCGTTCGACAACGAGCGCGTCGGCCGCCTGGAGGCGCAGTACATCGTCGACAAGCTGAAGCTGGGCAAGCCGGAGGACAAGTCCGGCGACTCCTACAACATCGAGCTGTTCGCGGGATCGCCGGACGACAACAACACCAAGTACTTCTGGAACGGCGCCATGAAGGTGCTGCAGCCGTACTTCGACAGCGGCAGGCTCACCGTCCGCAGCAAGCAGACGAGGATGAACCAGGCCACCACCCTGCGCTGGGACGGCGGCACCGCACAGAAGCGCATGGACGACCTGATCAGCAAGAACTACGGCTCGGCGAAGGTCGACGCGGTCCTCTCGCCGTACGACGGGATCTCGCTCGGCATCATCTCGGCGCTGAAGAGCGCGGGGTACGGCTCGAAGAGCCGGCCGCTGCCGGTGATCACGGGGCAGGACGCGGAGCTCGCGTCGGTGAAGTCCATCATCCGGGGCGAGCAGACACAGACGGTGTTCAAGGACACCCGCAAGCTGGCCGCGCAGACCGTGGCCATGGGCGACGCCGTCCTGAACGACAGGAAGCCCGAGGTCAACAACACGACGGGGTACCACAACGGCAAGAAGACCGTACCGGCCTATCTCCTCGACCCCGTCAGCATCGACAAGTCGAACACGGACCTCCTCGTCGACGAGGGGTACTTCACGGCAGGGCAGCTCACGTGA